The region CCGGCCGGCGGCAGAGCCACCCGGCACCGACGACTGGGTGCTAATCGCCGACTGGTACCCCGACATCCGAGGCTTGGAAGGCACCACCGTCCACTGGACGATTCCGCGAGCCGACCTGGCCGCACGACGCTTCGAACGAACGCACGTCACCACGTACTGGAACCCCTGAGACCGCAGTGACCGCAGTGCCACGCTGAGACACCATCCGAAGAACTCGGTTGCATCGTGCTGCGGACCGCCGACCCGATAGCGCGTGGCCACTCGTTCGACCATGAATGCACTCCCGCGGATACCGTCACCCCGCGATGGCGGTCAGTCGATCAGGCCGGCCACGTTGGCGCGGTCCGCGCCGAGTTGAACGTAGGTGCGCGCCCACTGCTGGTCGGTTCCGGTGGGTGGCTGCCCGTCGCAGAAGGGTTTGCGGCCGTGTGCGGTGTAGTAGCGCAGGAGGGGAAGTGTTTCGTCGGTGCGGCGGAGAGTGTCGTCGGAGTAGCGCGGGCCGGGTGGTGTGGGCTGGTGTTTCAGGCAGGTGATGTCCGCTGCGCCCTCGGTGTCGAAGACCGGTCCGGGGTCCGGGGTGGAGCACGCGGTGAGCAGCACGGCCGTGCTCAGGACGAGTGCGGTGGTGCGCATGAAGGGGTTCTCCTATCCGAGTGCGGCGCGCAGGGTCAGCCCGAGGCCGACGAGGAGGACGAGCGCGGCGGTCAGCGCTGGGAGTGCGGTGAAGCGGTCGCGGAGGCGTTCGACGGCGGCGAGCCGGTCGCGCAGGCGGACCAGGAGCAGGCCGACTGCGACGAGGGTGGCGGCCATGCCGATCCCGTAGGCGATCACGAGCAGCACGCCGAACCAGGTGCGGCCGAGGGCGACCGCACCGAGCAGGACGACCAGGGCGGACGGGCTGGGGACGAGTCCGCCCGCGATCCCCATGCCGACCAGACCCGAACGACCCACCCGACGCCCGTGCCCATGTCCATGTCCGTGCCCGTGGCCGTGTCCGTGCCCGTGGCCGTGTCCCTGGACGACGAGTGCGGGATGTCCGGTGCGCAGGGCGGAGCGCAGCAGAACGGTCCCGATGGTGGCGACCAGGAGGCCGCTGAGGATGCCCAGGACCCGCAGGAGCGACTCGCCCGCCAGGGTGCTGGTGGCGCTGATCAGCAGGCCGATGACGAGCACACCGAGGGTGTGGGTGAGGGTGACGGTCGCCCCGACCGCCACCGCGTCCCGGGCGGTGCCCTCACGACCGGCGAGGTAGGCGGCGATCACCGTCTTGCCGTGTCCGGGCAGCGCCGCGTGCGACGCGCCCAGCAGCAGCGCCAGCAGCACGGCGAGCATCCCGACCAGCGGGGTGAGGTCCTGTTCGCCGACGATGTCGGTGAACGCGCGGGTCGCGGTGCCGAGCAGCGAGGTGCCGCCCGGTCCGGCGACCGCGCCCGACGCGGTGGACGTGCCGGGCTCGACGCGCAGGCTGACCGACCGCACGTCGAGCGGGTCGGACAGCAGGTCGTCCGGGTAGGCGCGCAGGGTGTCGCTGGTGCTCGACGCCGGCACGGGGGGATCGACCAGCGCTGTGCCGTCCCCGACGGCGGTCATCTCGTGCCAGCCGACCCGGTCGCCGCGGTACGCGTCGCGCACGTCGAGCACCGCCGTCCGGTCGAGGTCGGCGGGCGCGGTGAACGAGCAGGTCAGGCGGGTGGTGGTGAGTCCCGCTTCGCCGGCGGGCGACTCGACGGCCGCCGAACGGGCGGTCAGCGCGACCGCGCCGCCGTCCACCCGCAGCTCCACGCCCCGCCGCACGGCGTCGCACTCGCGGGAGGCGTAGGCAGGTTGCGCGGCGGGGCGTTCCTGGAGCGTCGGGATCTCGGCGAGGTCGATCACCGACACCAGGTCGACGCGGTCCGGGTGCACGGTGATCGCGTGGTGGTGGTTGACGGTGAAGTTGCCCAACGGGTGCGCGGAGGCCGCGGCCGGGACCAAGGTCAGCCCCAGGCCAGCGAACAACAGCACCACGACGGCCCTCATCGCAGGCCCGCCAACGCGGTCCGGGCGGCGGGGGCGTCGACCGGCGAGAAGTGCGGGTTGGTCGTCAACGCCAGATCGAGGGCCACCACGGCCTCGTCAGGACGGCCCAGGGCGGCGAGGATTATCCCCCGGTGGTAGG is a window of Saccharothrix espanaensis DSM 44229 DNA encoding:
- a CDS encoding High-affinity nickel-transporter; protein product: MLLFAGLGLTLVPAAASAHPLGNFTVNHHHAITVHPDRVDLVSVIDLAEIPTLQERPAAQPAYASRECDAVRRGVELRVDGGAVALTARSAAVESPAGEAGLTTTRLTCSFTAPADLDRTAVLDVRDAYRGDRVGWHEMTAVGDGTALVDPPVPASSTSDTLRAYPDDLLSDPLDVRSVSLRVEPGTSTASGAVAGPGGTSLLGTATRAFTDIVGEQDLTPLVGMLAVLLALLLGASHAALPGHGKTVIAAYLAGREGTARDAVAVGATVTLTHTLGVLVIGLLISATSTLAGESLLRVLGILSGLLVATIGTVLLRSALRTGHPALVVQGHGHGHGHGHGHGHGHGHGRRVGRSGLVGMGIAGGLVPSPSALVVLLGAVALGRTWFGVLLVIAYGIGMAATLVAVGLLLVRLRDRLAAVERLRDRFTALPALTAALVLLVGLGLTLRAALG